TCGCGACACTCACAACCTTACTCTCAGCTGAGTGGCGCTTATCCAGACAGTTCGCGACACTCACAACCTTGCTCTCAGCTGAGTGGCTCTAATTCAGCCGATTCACGACACTCGCAGCCTTGCTCTCGCCTGAGTGGCGCTTGTTCAGCCGATTCGCGACACTCGCAGCCTTGCTCTCGCCTGAGTGGCGCTTATTCAGACAGTTCACGACACTCACGGCCTTGTTCTCGCCTGAGTGGCTCTAATTCAGCCAGTTCGCGACACTCGCAGCCTTGTTCTCGCCTGAGTGGCGCTTATTCAGACAGTTCACGACACTCACGGCCTTGTTCTCGCCTGAGTGACCCTTATTCAGCCGGTTCGCGACACTCGCAGTCTTGCTCTCGCCTGAGTGGCTCTAATTCAGCCGATTCACGACACTCGCAGCCTTGCTCTCGGCTGAGTGGCGCTTGTTCAGCTGATTCGCGACACTCGCAGCCTTGTTCTCGCCTGAGTGGCCAGTTTTGTTACTTCCCCGCCACTCTTGGCCTTTTTTCTAAAACGAAGATATTAAAAGGTAAATATTTACGCAACCTTAACACGATTAACTTCAATTAAATTTTACCGAGTGGAGGGTAAACAAAGCAACCTAGACGACTCGCTTAACACGAACCCACTATATTATCTTTATAATACCTCGTACATATTGGCGATTCTTAGTCATCAATTGGCAACGGTGCCTCAGGAGAAACGAAACCTTTGTCACGCAACTCTTGCCAAAATGCGCTCGGTATCTCTTCATGTAATGCTGCGATATTTTGTTCAATCCGTTCTGGTCGGGTAGTTCCTGGGATAACGGCTGCTACAGCTGGATGAGCCGCTGAAAATTGAAGGGCCGCAGCAATCAAGTTTACATCATGTGCATTAGCTATTTCGTTTAACTTGTCAACTCTTAAGCTGATCTCAGACGAAGCTTCACTGTATTCATAATGCGAACCTCCAGCAATAATGCCAGAACCGTATGGCGCACCGACGACAATATCTACTCCTTTTTCTTTTGCTAATGGCATAAGTCTTTTTAAAGCATGTTCATGATTTAGAAGTGTATACCTTGTCGCTTGAAGCGCAATGTCTGGCTTCGTTTCCTCCAATTCTAAGGCAAGCTCAATCGGCTCAGTTCGATTGACGCCTATTCCCCACGCTTTAATCACGCCTTCATCCCGAAGCCGTGTCAGTTCGCGAAAAGCCCCTGTTCTTGCCTCTTCAAATTTGGACAGCCACTCATCACCGTGAAAATCCGGTGAAATATCATGGACGTAAACAATATCAAGCCGGTCTGTCTGAAGTCTCTCTAAACTCTGCTCTATCGACTTGCGTGTCCCCTCCGCACTATAATCATCAACGACCTTATTCTGACGTCCATATTGAAACAAACCATCTTTCTTTTCTGTTTCATCAAGAACCACACGACCGACTTTCGTACTCAACACGTAGTCATCTCGCTCATAGTGTGACAGCACCTCGCCTAAACGCATCTCCGCAAGACCTGCGCCATAAAACGGTGCCGTGTCAAAATAACGGATGCCGTGTTCCCAAGCTGCTTTTATCGTCTCTTTTGCTTCCTCTTCTGGAATCACACGATACATATTACCTAAAGGTGCTGTACCAAAGCCTAGTTTTCCTTCTTGTTTCAGATTGATCATAATCTGTCACCACCCATTGAAAATAGTTTATTAACTTCTACTTCTGTCACATAGCTCTAAGCTCTCACTTATTTCAAATAACCGGAAAAGCAGAACATTAAACATATTAAAGCCAAATAACTAACAAATTTAACCACTATATAGGAAATAGGGCAAGACAGGAATTCACTAGGTACCCGCCTCTTCTTTGCGATCATAAAGCGAACCTTCAATTTGTGGTAAGGTTGAACGTTTAGCTGTGATAAAAAGAAAAAACGGTTAAACATACGCGATACTTTCACGATGTCTAACCGTATAAACAATAATGTGAATGTTTGATGATGTTTACCAAACTTTTTTAGCAACACTTAGTTATTAACCCATCATACTCTTTGTAAGCTAAAGCTAAACGCATATCAATATTCTTCATATATATCATCAGCATGTTTGAAACGAATGTCTTCAGAATTTAACGTCGCCATTTTATCGCTTCGATCTTCCCTATCACCTGGTAATGTACCTTCTGGAACTAAATCTTGGTTATCTTTAAAAACCGTCTTCTGTTGTTTCTTATTATCGCTGTTCATTTTAACCACTCCTATCCATAAAGTGTCTGAATCGATATTATCCCCAAAGGTTTCTTTTTTAGACTAAGAAGCGGGTTAGAAAAGATTACGATGCTATAGCTCTTTAATTATTGGGTCACCAGTATGGCCGTTCAACTCTTCATTGACAAAATGTTAGAATATGTATATACTTGGAACAATTACACAACCTTTATGTTGAATGCCTCATAGACGGGGCTGAAGGAGTTTGTTTTATGAGTGTGAGTGTTCTTAACTAGTCCATAACCGGATATGTACGAATAGTTTAAAACCGTCAACAATGTCGGTTTATTTGCGTTACCTATTCGTACACGTTAAGAACCAAGCAATCGATAAATCGATACAGCACCCGTCTGTTTTTTTTCAGACTGGGCCTGTTCAACGTAAAGGGCGGCTAAACGCCTCAAGCGACTGCTTGAGGCGTTTTTTGTGTATATTTTTTTTAAGAAGGGACGATCGACGTCATGAATCATACATCATTAAAACAACTGGATTATCAACATATTTTAGATACTGTCGCCACATTCGCCCATACTGAGCGAGCTAAAGAAACCATTCGCACGAGTGAACCGAAGTTTGTAAGGAAGCATATTGATCAAATGTTAAACGACGTTTGGGAAGCTTACCGCATTATCACGATTAGTTCAAGCATCCCCATTCACTCACTGGATGACATGTCAGCTTACCTTCAACAGGCAAAGAAAGGATTGTACTTACAACCTAGTCAATTACAACGCGTCCTCTCCTTCCTTGAGCATTGCCGCAAACTTAACACGTTTATGCGCGATAAAGTGCCTGTAGCGCCAAACGTTGCCAATTATGTGTTATCGATAAACGATATGAGTGATACTGAAAACGCCATCGCTGGCAGCCTTCGTCACGGTCAAATTGATGATCATGCTTCACCAGAACTGGCAAATATCCGTCGCCACCGTCGGATAAAGCAAGCAGAAATAAAAGAGAAAGCAGAAGCAATATGCCGTTCAAAAAAATGGGCTCCGTATCTTCAAGACAGCCTCGTTGTTGAGAAGAACGACAGGTTAACCATTCCGGTAAAAAAACAATATCGTTCGAAAGTATCCGGCACTATGATTGACACGTCTTCATCTGGCGCTACTATCTTTGTGGAACCAAAAGAATTAGCCACTCTCTATGAGCAATTAAATGACTTAACTATGGCGGAAACGTATGAAGTGGAAACGATTCTTTATACGTTAACTGCCAGCATATTAGACATAGAAAGCGACTTGCATATGGCCATGGACATTATGCATCACTATGACGTCCTCTTCGCCAAAGCGAAATATGGTCAATCCATCAACGCCGTTATTCCGAAGCTTAATGAAGACTACATGATCCACCTTGATGCAGCACGCCATCCACTACTAGGAGAGCAAGCTGTCCCATTGTCCCTTAAACTAGGCATACGAGACCGTGCACTGGTGATTACCGGTCCAAATACAGGGGGAAAAACGGTGACGTTAAAGACTATCGGACTGCTTACGCTTATGGCACAAACGGGGCTGATGGTTCCGGCTGGCCCCAACACATCGCTTCACGTCTTTCAAAAACTATTTGTCGACATTGGTGACGGTCAAAGCATTGAACAAAATTTAAGTACCTTTAGTTCTCGCCTAACGAATATTATTGACATTTTGGAAATAACTGATGATAAAACATTAGTCCTTATTGATGAACTAGGCTCAGGCACCGATCCGAACGAAGGCATGGCTCTCGCCCATATTATTCTTGAACAATTATATGCTAAAGGGGCGACGATTGTAGCCACGACTCACTATCGCGAGTTAAAATCATTGGCACAGACACACGATGGATTTCTAAATGGCTCAATGACCTTTGATGTGGACACATTGCAGCCCACTTATCGGCTTTTATTAGGGGAGACAGGGAATAGTCAGGCATTCGATATCGCCTTCAAACTAGGTCTTCACCCAACACTCATTCACCGGGCTCAACAATTATGCGGAAATCTGGTCGATGAGACATCCTATTCCATAGCAGACATCGACCAAACGCAAAAAAGGCGTTATGACAAACAACTGGCCACAACGAACTATGTGAGGACACAACAGAAAAAGAAAAAAACAGCTATCCCTTTATTTAATCAGGGAGACAATGTCACAGTATCCCCCCATCAAGAAGTAGGCATTGTTTATAAAGGTCCTGATGAGAAAGGAGACTACATCGTTCAAATTAAAGGGGAAAAACACCGCATTAACCATAAGCGGCTGACCCTTCACATTCCAGCAAGTGAGCTATACCCACCAGACTATGACTTCGATATTATTTTTAAATCGGTGGATTATCGCAAAACAAAACACCTGCTTGAACGAAAACACGTAGATGGCCTCGTCTTAGACGACGAAGAGTAATAAGGGGTAAAAATGTTAGAAGGGACTGTATCGACGTTATGATACAGTCCCTTTTAAATCATGCACTCATAAAGAGTGCGACAAAGCATCTATCAAGACCGAACTTTAATTACTTATTTCAATCCACGCACTCATAAAGAGTGCGACAGCGAAAATCTCCCAATTTTCAGGAATTCACTTACCGTATTTCGAGATTTCTTTAAATTATGCCTTAAATGAGAGAGTTATTCCCTATCATTCAGGTTTTTCTTGGTGCGGGGCCTCTAGGGATTTTATGTGCGCTTATGGTTCGCACCAGTTTTAATCGGTGAACTTCAATCAGGACATTAGCGCCTCGTTATCTCCCACCTAATTAGTATAAAAAGAAGTGCTGCCGCTAGCAATTCAAAAAAGAGAAGTCATATACCCAATAGAAATCCAGAAGTATTTAAAGCTAAGTGGGAGGACGATGAAAAAAGTGCTTTCTCAACCAGTTGATAAAAAGCTAATTTCCTTCTGTCATCGTGAGGATGTCCCCTTATCGGTAGGGGATCAGATTAAGAAGCCAATATGAGAAATAGGCGGAAAAAATCCCCTTAAATAGTCATTTGCCATAACAATAGCTTGAATAGGCGGAGAGATTCCGCTAATGACTCGGAAAATCTGAAAAATGGATCGTTTTATTTTGCATAAACGGAAAACTTCCTCCTATCTTCCCAAAAATGAGCTCTCCCCTGCAGCTAACCGAAAAATCTCCGCTTATTTTACTCTCATAACTCAATCAATTATTGATAAGCCGTCTTATCTAAAGGTAAAGACATTTATACCGAGGTTTTTTATTAATGACAAGCCTCAGGTGGTAACCCGTCTAAATCTGCCTTTAACCGGGTATTCCCTTCTTTATCTCTAAACAATTAGGATTATTAAACTGAAAATTATGACATTATTGATACAATGCTAGTGAAGTTAATTATATAAAAATAATTCGAAATGTAAACCATCATTCCCCATTCGTGACCATAACTTTAAAATTGTCTCTATTTTGAGCCGGGCGTTTTACGAACGGGTTAGCTGTGATAAATGTCGAAACACCCTAAGCACGAAAAACTCCCCCACCGTGACAGAGCTTATACCTGCCACCTATATATTGGGGAGCTTAACAAAGGCACCATTATTCACTCCTGGACGACGATTTTTTTTCGATCGTAAACGACTACACCTAGTATGGCGACACTTAAAATGGCGCATACCATATACATCCTCGAGTAGGAAAGCATATCCGCTACCGGTCCCATAATGATACCGCCTAACGAGACACCTAGATCCGCCATGGCAATGAACAGCCCTAATAACACATTGCGACTCGCCTCAGGTAGAACAAAGCTTAAATAAGTGGTTAACGTCGGGTACAGCAGTGCTTGCGCGGTCCCTATCAAAACCGCCCCTATGTAAAAAAAGAAGGCGCCGCCGTAAATGGCTATGCTAACACTCTGTGACCCTAACGCTAATAAAAGCATCGTCCCGATCATAAAAGGGGCATGCCACTTGCCATCGGAAGGTATTCTTTTCCTTAATGTAAAGCGAGCAAACACTACGGTAGCAGCCATAATCATAAGGAAAATCCCAGCGTTCCCCTTGTCCACTTGAACAGCATACAGAGGAATAAAAATAGTGGTAGCTCCAAATATAAGGGAACCGACTAACATGAAGGCACTACTTCGACATAAGTCTGGATTTTTAACTAACTGACTTAATGACTGAACTATGCTACCGCTTGAATGAGCTTGGTCAGTCATAGGTTTGGTTTTAGGAGTATCTACGTTAGCACTAAAACCAAACAAACCAGTCAACATGGCGATGGTGACCATAACGATGGCGAAGTATCCCATCCCGCCTTGCCAAATGCCTATTGCCAGCAGCGGCCCAATAATTCCTGGTATATATGAAAATAACGAATACAGGGAAATCCCTTGAGACCGGTCTTCTTCCGGTAAAGCATCGATAATCCCTATTTGTAATGCCATTGAAAAAAACGCTGTGGAAACCCCTTGCATCATGCGCGCAATCAGATAGCCACCCAATCCTGTTATCGTATATAAGATTAAAGCCAAACCATTGAAAACGAGTATAAAACGTAATACTTTTAGCGGCCCATGCTTTTGAATAATTTGTCCTGCCCACGGTCTAAAAAACATCGTCGTAAACAAGTAGGCTCCCATTATAATGCCAATGGTTGTATTCGTCGCTCCTAGTGCTTCCCCACGTAAAGGAATAAACACATTTAAAATAGCATTGGCACTAAAATAAAAGAGTACCAATAGATACAAACGCAGAAAAGGCCATGACATGGCTCCATTCACACTTTTCCCCTCCAAGCTGTAACTATTCTCTCTAGCATTCGTTCAGACATTTGCTAGCGAACACCTCTCGTTTATTCAATAAAAAGCTTGTCTGACATATCGAACGAACCTTCAATAATTGGAGGTTTTCGCTCTTCCCCACTGATTGATAATTGCGTCAATCAGGACATTACCGCCCGTTATCTCTCCTCTCTATTTTGAACCGAAAGCTGTACGGACGGTTATCTGTGATAGATCATCCTCTCTAGCGGTTGACGTTAAAACGTAATTAACGCCTTTAAGAGCCGCTTGGCATATGGTGAGGTGACATACTTCAATTGGTCAATTGCGATGATTTCCTCCACTTGACCCTCTTTGAAAATCAATACTCTATCACACATATAAGCAGCGGCTTGTATGTCATGAGTAATAAAAATATAGCTCATCTTATACGTCTTTTTTAACCCTTTTAAGAGCTCCAAAATCTGTAGTTGAATAGACATATCTAACGAGCTGATCGCTTCGTCTAATATCAGCCATTCAGGCTCTGTTGCAATCGCTCTTGCAATGCATACCCGTTGAACCTCCCCGCCGGATAATTCATGAGGGTATGTCGTTTTGTAGGAAAGACTTAACCCTACGTCATGTAATAATTGATCCACTTTCTGACGAGTGTTTATTTTGTTCTTACTCATCATGAGTGGTTCCATAATGGCGTCCTCAACTGTAAAAAAGGGGTTGATAGACGATTGATAGTTTTGAAACACGGCACTCATGCAGCCTAATCTGACCTGTCTGTTGGTAACAATTTGTCCGTTTAACGTGATGTTTCCTTGATCCGGTTTTTCAACCCCTAACAGCATACGCCCTAATGTGGATTTGCCACTGCCACTCTCACCGATAATGCCTAGACATTCGCCAGCCTGACAGTCAAAACACACATTATGCAGTACTTTCTGCTTTTTGGAAGAAAACATCCCGCCTTTTTTGTAGGACTTGGACACATGACTAACCTTCAGCAACGATAGCGTCTCCTTCCATTATTTTCTTAAAATGGTCACTTAACGCTAATCTAGTCGACACTAAATAGCGGGTATACGCATGCTCTGGGTCAGAAAAAACAGCTTGTGTCTGACCTCTTTCAACAATCTCACCATTCCTCATCACTAACACGTTGTCCGCTAGCTTTTTCACAATAGCTAAATCATGAGAAATAACTATCATAGAACAGCCCATCTTTTCCCGCAGCGCCATGAGCTGTTCTACCACTTCAAACTGTGAAATCGTATCAAGCGCGGTCGTTGGTTCATCAGCAAAAATGATATCAGGCTCTATCACAATAGCTAACGCAATCATCATTCGTTGGAGCATACCACCAGACAGTTGATGCGGATATTGCGTCATAATATGAGCTGGGTTTTTCAGCATGACACTTTCCATCGCTTTCATCATTCTTTCTTCCATCTCTTTTATACTCCAACGAAAATGCTGAGTGAGAATCCCTTTTACATAACGTCCGATCACACAAGAGGGATCAAATGCGCCCATGCCATTTTGTAAGATCATATACAGGTGTTTGCCTCTCAGTCTTCTCATTTTCTTTTCCGCAAGTGTATTAACGTTGTGACCGTTAAATAAAATCTCTCCTGATTGCCTTAACGGAACTTTATTCAACTTCATAAGCGCTCGGCACGTCACAGATTTACCGCTTCCGCTTTCTCCAACAATCGCCAGGCAGCTTCCTTGCTTTAAATCGAAAGAACTATTATGAATAATCGCTTGTCCTGTGTGGCTATTCCAGACTTTTAGATTGTTAACGTTTAAAAGTGTTGTCATCATCAGATCACCTCTTTTTCC
The DNA window shown above is from Salipaludibacillus agaradhaerens and carries:
- a CDS encoding ABC transporter ATP-binding protein — its product is MLKVSHVSKSYKKGGMFSSKKQKVLHNVCFDCQAGECLGIIGESGSGKSTLGRMLLGVEKPDQGNITLNGQIVTNRQVRLGCMSAVFQNYQSSINPFFTVEDAIMEPLMMSKNKINTRQKVDQLLHDVGLSLSYKTTYPHELSGGEVQRVCIARAIATEPEWLILDEAISSLDMSIQLQILELLKGLKKTYKMSYIFITHDIQAAAYMCDRVLIFKEGQVEEIIAIDQLKYVTSPYAKRLLKALITF
- the cntE gene encoding staphylopine family metallophore export MFS transporter CntE, with product MNGAMSWPFLRLYLLVLFYFSANAILNVFIPLRGEALGATNTTIGIIMGAYLFTTMFFRPWAGQIIQKHGPLKVLRFILVFNGLALILYTITGLGGYLIARMMQGVSTAFFSMALQIGIIDALPEEDRSQGISLYSLFSYIPGIIGPLLAIGIWQGGMGYFAIVMVTIAMLTGLFGFSANVDTPKTKPMTDQAHSSGSIVQSLSQLVKNPDLCRSSAFMLVGSLIFGATTIFIPLYAVQVDKGNAGIFLMIMAATVVFARFTLRKRIPSDGKWHAPFMIGTMLLLALGSQSVSIAIYGGAFFFYIGAVLIGTAQALLYPTLTTYLSFVLPEASRNVLLGLFIAMADLGVSLGGIIMGPVADMLSYSRMYMVCAILSVAILGVVVYDRKKIVVQE
- the cntD gene encoding staphylopine uptake ABC transporter ATP-binding protein CntD yields the protein MTTLLNVNNLKVWNSHTGQAIIHNSSFDLKQGSCLAIVGESGSGKSVTCRALMKLNKVPLRQSGEILFNGHNVNTLAEKKMRRLRGKHLYMILQNGMGAFDPSCVIGRYVKGILTQHFRWSIKEMEERMMKAMESVMLKNPAHIMTQYPHQLSGGMLQRMMIALAIVIEPDIIFADEPTTALDTISQFEVVEQLMALREKMGCSMIVISHDLAIVKKLADNVLVMRNGEIVERGQTQAVFSDPEHAYTRYLVSTRLALSDHFKKIMEGDAIVAEG
- a CDS encoding endonuclease MutS2, which translates into the protein MNHTSLKQLDYQHILDTVATFAHTERAKETIRTSEPKFVRKHIDQMLNDVWEAYRIITISSSIPIHSLDDMSAYLQQAKKGLYLQPSQLQRVLSFLEHCRKLNTFMRDKVPVAPNVANYVLSINDMSDTENAIAGSLRHGQIDDHASPELANIRRHRRIKQAEIKEKAEAICRSKKWAPYLQDSLVVEKNDRLTIPVKKQYRSKVSGTMIDTSSSGATIFVEPKELATLYEQLNDLTMAETYEVETILYTLTASILDIESDLHMAMDIMHHYDVLFAKAKYGQSINAVIPKLNEDYMIHLDAARHPLLGEQAVPLSLKLGIRDRALVITGPNTGGKTVTLKTIGLLTLMAQTGLMVPAGPNTSLHVFQKLFVDIGDGQSIEQNLSTFSSRLTNIIDILEITDDKTLVLIDELGSGTDPNEGMALAHIILEQLYAKGATIVATTHYRELKSLAQTHDGFLNGSMTFDVDTLQPTYRLLLGETGNSQAFDIAFKLGLHPTLIHRAQQLCGNLVDETSYSIADIDQTQKRRYDKQLATTNYVRTQQKKKKTAIPLFNQGDNVTVSPHQEVGIVYKGPDEKGDYIVQIKGEKHRINHKRLTLHIPASELYPPDYDFDIIFKSVDYRKTKHLLERKHVDGLVLDDEE
- a CDS encoding aldo/keto reductase; its protein translation is MINLKQEGKLGFGTAPLGNMYRVIPEEEAKETIKAAWEHGIRYFDTAPFYGAGLAEMRLGEVLSHYERDDYVLSTKVGRVVLDETEKKDGLFQYGRQNKVVDDYSAEGTRKSIEQSLERLQTDRLDIVYVHDISPDFHGDEWLSKFEEARTGAFRELTRLRDEGVIKAWGIGVNRTEPIELALELEETKPDIALQATRYTLLNHEHALKRLMPLAKEKGVDIVVGAPYGSGIIAGGSHYEYSEASSEISLRVDKLNEIANAHDVNLIAAALQFSAAHPAVAAVIPGTTRPERIEQNIAALHEEIPSAFWQELRDKGFVSPEAPLPIDD